The Candidatus Pantoea soli genome window below encodes:
- the cysE gene encoding serine O-acetyltransferase yields MSSEELELVWNHIKAEARALADCEPMLASFYHATLLKHENLGSALSYMLANKLANPIMPAIAIREIVEEAYRQDPEMIVSAAYDIQAVRQRDPAVDKYSTPLLYLKGFHALQAYRIGHWLWKEGRRALAVYLQNEISVSFAVDIHPAARIGRGIMLDHATGIVIGETAVVDNDVSILQSVTLGGTGKTSGDRHPKIREGVMIGAGAKILGNIEVGRGAKIGAGSVVLQPVPPHTTAAGVPARIVGKPTSDKPSMDMDQHFTGAGFEYGDGI; encoded by the coding sequence ATGTCGTCTGAAGAGTTAGAACTGGTCTGGAACCATATCAAAGCTGAAGCCAGAGCGCTGGCCGATTGTGAACCGATGCTGGCCAGTTTTTATCACGCGACATTACTTAAGCATGAAAATCTCGGCAGTGCGCTGAGCTACATGCTGGCAAACAAGCTGGCTAACCCGATTATGCCTGCCATTGCGATACGTGAGATTGTGGAAGAAGCGTATCGTCAGGATCCGGAGATGATTGTCTCCGCTGCTTACGATATTCAGGCGGTGCGCCAGCGCGATCCGGCCGTTGATAAATACTCCACGCCGCTGCTTTATCTCAAAGGTTTCCACGCCCTGCAGGCTTACCGCATTGGTCACTGGCTGTGGAAGGAAGGCCGTCGGGCATTGGCCGTTTACCTGCAAAATGAAATTTCTGTCTCGTTTGCCGTAGATATCCATCCGGCAGCGCGCATTGGCCGCGGCATTATGCTTGACCATGCCACCGGCATCGTCATTGGCGAAACCGCAGTGGTCGATAACGATGTTTCGATTCTGCAGTCGGTGACGCTGGGCGGTACCGGAAAAACCAGCGGCGACCGTCATCCCAAGATTCGCGAGGGCGTGATGATTGGTGCGGGGGCCAAGATTCTGGGCAATATCGAAGTCGGGCGCGGGGCAAAAATCGGCGCCGGTTCGGTGGTGCTGCAGCCGGTGCCGCCCCATACCACTGCGGCAGGTGTGCCGGCGCGCATTGTCGGCAAGCCAACCAGTGACAAACCGTCCA